The Meriones unguiculatus strain TT.TT164.6M chromosome 14, Bangor_MerUng_6.1, whole genome shotgun sequence sequence GTCATGTATAAACTAGCTTTATTGTCTCCATTTTTTCCTTCAAATACTGAACAATAGTTCTGTTATATATAATTTACAGTGTCATCtacattacacacatacacacacacacacacaatcacacgtGTATAAAACAAATGGTAGAGCATGGAGGAATGAAATAGTGTTGTCTCTTCCATGAATGTATTTATGTAAAATGTGCAACCTTTTCCATATGGTTCTATTTTTCATTATCTCTTTCAATTTCTGCATGACCtagaaaaactgatttttttctgaaaacaaaaaaattatcttctttaTGTAAGCTTTCCAACCTTCTCAGGTAGGTTCTGTCAACTACTGATTTATATTTCTTAGTGATCTTTTGCACGGAGATTTATATGACACTTCTTGGTCCATAGCATGATTGTATCATATGCCCTTTTCCTGGTATTAAGTGTAAACTtctggaaacagaagaaaatgtttcATGGATTTATCAGTCTTTAATCTTCATCATTGCATCtttacaaagtaaacaaaacacaCATTTGTAACAGGAATAAGGCAGAATGTcttcttgtaatctcagcacaacTAAAAATTTTCAGTGTTTGCTATGGCATGTCTTTTATTTTATCCAATTTGTGACATATTTAAAGTTCATTAGCCTTGGACTTTCCTACTTATCACTCTGAGCATGGCCCCCCTGATAGGCTTGGATTTGACGCTGTAGATGATGGGGTTGAGCACGGGAGGAACCACAAGGTACACATAAGCAACAAGGGCATGAACAATGTGGGGCAGGTGCCTACCAAAGCGATGGATCATGGACACACCTATGACTGGAATGTagaagaccaggacagccaaaataTGGGAAACACATGTGTTGAGCGTCCGGACACGCTCCCTGGGAGAGGCTAGCCCCACCACTGTGTGAAGAATCAAGGAATAGGACATGACAATAAGCAGGGAGTCTACACCCACTGTGGACAGAACCACATAGAGTCCATAGAGGATATTGACAGTAATGTCAGCACAGGCCAGCTTCATGACGTCAGCATGGAAGCAGAATgagtgagacaggaggatctttcCAGGGCAGTAGTTCAGTCGCTTCAACAAGAAGGGCAGTGGTAAGAGGGACAGGGTAGCTCGGGAGGTAATGGCCACCCCAATTCTGATGATGACATTGTTAGTGAGGACAGATGCATAGCGCAGTGGGTTGGAGATAGCCACAAAGCGGTCAAAGGACATGGCCAAGAGCACTGAGGACTCTACCACAGAGAAGAAATGCAGGAAGAACATCTGTATCAGACAAGCATTAAAGCCAATGAAATGATAGTCAAACCAGAGCACAGCCAGTGTGGAGGGCAGCGTGGACAAGCTGAGGCCCACATCACTTAGGGCGAGCATGGACAGGAAGTAGTACATGGGCTGGTGTAGGCTGTGGGTCCTCCTCACAGCCAGGAGGATGAGACAGTTTCCAGTGAGTGCCACAGTGTACATGGAGAAGAAGGGGATGGAGATCCAGCCATGGACAGCTTCTAGCCCTGGGATGCCAGTCATGAAGAAAGAGTCTGGCTGGAAGAAGGAGATGTTGAGGAAAGGCTGGGAAGGGAGCATCCTTTGGGCGAGCCAAGGGTTCCCAGGAGATGCGATGGCCTCAGTCTGCACGGACGCTGAACATACCCAGGATGAGAGGGAACAATGCAGTAGAGTGGAGTCAAAAGTCTCACAGTCAAGTTTCACTAGTTCACCCTTCCATGtatacaagaaaaatatttataacaAAATCATTGCAGACTCTACGTTATGTTCTATTGAGTATGGTAATGTCTCACCTGCACTTTTCTCATGTCTTCATGAAAAGTACAGGCGCTTTTGAAGATATGGCCCCTCTCAAACATAAGGTTGGGCAGTTGGAGTTATGAACTGTACTATGCTCATGAAAAGCTTCTTGTCCCCCACATTAACGCCTCGTCTGATCTGATGGACCCAGGCTCCATGTGCTATGAAGCAGTGTACAGAATAGGGCCTCTACTGACCTCACCAAGATCTACTTCTTTGTCCAAATTGAGGACCTTTTGTATCCTTGTGCTTAGAAGGAAATGAGAGTTCATGTTCGGTAAGAGGTAAAGAAAATTAAACCGTGGAGATGGAATAAAGgaagtttatttttattgagttctaGAAACCCTATAAAAAGTCTGACTGCATGAGAAATTACTGTGCTTTTCCCACAGTTTTGCACTTTTTAAGCTATTACAAAGCTCATCTGTTTATGTTGCACTTGGATTTTCTATGACACATTTTTGACatatgccaaaaaaaaagaatccatgaTTCATACTTAGcattttgagacttttttttttgataaagaatcAAGAGACTTTGGAAAAGGCCACATTTCCCTACCCACTGTACAGATGAGAagccctgggctggagagctCTCAGTGACCTACCTCTGCTGGCTGGCCCATGTATCATTGTCTTGGAGTTTGACTCCTAAGTCTTTTTCCAAAAGCAATACTGTCTCCAGTAGCCTGTCCTGATGACACAAAGTCCTTGACCATCGGTCTGCAGTAGAGAACACTACAAACGTTGGTTCTTCTGTGAGGCGCCATGAACTTGCTGCAGTTCTCAGGGCTTTCACCAGCTGGGACTCATTTCATCGCACAGCTGCTGTGAAATGTAGACTTTAGGAGGCTGCTCTGCCTATGTTGTGCATGGTGATTGATGTTCAGGGATGCGACTTGCTCCTGTCACTCTGCTTTGAACACCCTTTCGGTGGTTCCCTGTGCAGTCTGGTAGGATGCTTGTGGTATGCCTTGGGCAGTCCTGTGATGAAGCACATTGCACACACTCTGTTAATTCTGGGTGGACTTTGTCCTGACCGGATTCTTCAGCCAAGCAGATCatattttagtttataaaaaaGTCCCTGTTATTTATATTTGggattttgtgttctttctgtaTTCTTCCTTTGATTTTTCATGTGGCTGGGCTCCTCATTCCTTTATAGAGTAAACACTATTTTCTCAGAGAGCATTTGGATGACTCTGGCCTCAGTGATGCCCTTATCTATATCTCCTCCCCCGCCTTTGTTATTCTCACAGGATATACTCTTATTTTCCTGTAAGAAACTGAATTGATTTTGCATTTCACGATTACTTCTTTCCATGatgatttttatgtctattttACTAGATTAAAACCCCATGAATGTGTCAACTGGAAGGCTTCATCCGTTAACTGGTAACTGTCGCCTGGTGCACTTCCTGGACAGACTAAAGTCACCTTCAGCATTTATTGGAATGAATGACTACTGAGGAGATAACCAAACGTTATACACgtgaaagaaaagcaaatgaaagtTAGAGGTAAAGAGGTGGTGAAATGCGTCAAGGGCCAGAACGGTGCCCCCAGGCATCAGGTAGTGGAACCGAGGGTGTGTTTCGAAGAAGAGGGGATTGGAACCCAGCTCAGGAAATCATGCATCGCACTGTGGGATGGACATAGTATGTTAGATTTATAGTTGATTACACATAGAAGAAATCTCCAAGAAAAGTCcagcttaatttctttttttttttttttttcaatgcagtttattcaggaacattgaacaatcctcggaccccggggaaagccagcccacagcttaaatagcctctgggtagccaacccaggcgtgccacgggggcaatgcagataggtccacatacatggaagcaagccagatcctcggccttagccaaatgtggaattgttcgtgacagagagcactcaccatcgggaaggtggaaggcgggaaccagctccatctttaaggcatagcattccgcagctctctacagttccccctttttgttttagacgcatcaggcaagagtagaggtctgatctctgatattagaaataaattgggactttgtacagatgttcatttaggtgtcatccacccaaagagcatcagacccgtccaatacctttttctcagaggcgggacctggggcatcaacccgcatgcaatcagacatgctcttctctgggtccaaagcggctgaccctgagtgcagtgcttagcctcgcatcctgagcgtatcattttagctttttatggtatccaaccatgcttggggagaatgtcctgcttcaatggctgtaaaggcctgaatgatcatggctgcatcacactgttgtgagactctaatcttgcatatataccacaggcaaaccaaggagaccaacaccagaaggcctgctaacactcccatgcccgcccattccttcagatgattcatggctgcagcaatccatgatgataatcctgtggctagtcctgcgtccaagATGGTTGGTTATCATGTCAACTAAGAATCTCAAATATTTTATCTGGGTTCTATTTTAAGAAgcctgctggggttacagacagacaCATGTGGCATTATAGTGTATCTTCAGACAGTCTCCCCAGAGTTACGTCTGTTGGACATCTCATGGATTCATCTTCTTAGCCCCTTGTACCTTTCCTCTGTACTTTCCCATCACTCAATCCAAAGGAAACTGTTCATTAGCTTTATTTCTCACTTTTGTTTCAGGGACACTGCTGGTCCTGTTCTCACCCTTGACTCATTCCACCATCTCTCTTTACTTTCCTTACAGGTATCTTAAGTTGTCTGAACCAACCGATCCTCATGAGTCATTGCCTTTAAGTCGCTACTCTCCTGGTAAACTGGATTTCGTTATCATCTTCTCTATTTGTCCATCAGTGCTTTAGCTGACACACAATATTAACTTTTGAGTACAAGCCTCTGGAATTGGAATACGTGAGATAACTTTAGCTACGTGTGTCTTCCACTTGTgaagtaacaacaacaaacagctcTAAGTATGCAAAGTgattttaacaatttttaaatggaGAGAATTAGAGAAAAGTTTTTGGGCTTCAGCCATTCTGCTGTATTATTGTATTACACTGGGCATATTCAGGGCACATAGTCAGCTCTGAGTGAAAAATGAATCCAACAACACTACCATTATTTACAGAATAAAACTCCTATTGAGTTGAAAGAAATAATCTCAACGCTGTTTGGTATCaagtgccttccttccttccttccttccttccttccttccttccttccttccttccttccttccttccttccttcttttcctaagTAAACGGTTCTTCTTCTACTTCACAAGCTCTGTTAGATACCAGCATCATTTTCTCTTCCTTGTCCCAGTTTTCTTCATTGTAAAACACAGGCATGAGCCAGATTATTACTTGAACTCTGGCACTTGGTAATTATAGATCTACTTACTGTTTATAAAATTCAATCAGCCAATCAATCAACAAACCAatctttcttttccatctctttacATTGctcttattttgttcttttgaatcttctttcttaagattttcTAATCTACGCTAACTCCcaagtttttttctttccaattactAATTCATGCCTGTGAAAGTGCCACACACCCACTTACACGGCAGTTTCTGAGCTCAACAAGTTTGGCTATTAAAAAAGCTGAAAGTCTGATTCTCTTTGATAAAGCTCCATTTCACAGTATGGTACACATGATGGTTAATTTCCTGTACTAACTTGGCTAAATTATAGTACCAGTTTTGGCCAAACAGTGTTCTAGAGATTTCTAtgagtaaatgttttttttttttttttaaataaaaaattaacttttgaGTCTTTAGACTTTGAAGAAAGACCACTCCTCTCTGTTTTATGTGTGGCCTCTGTTAATCAGAAAGAGGGTAAACTGAGGTTTCCCTGGGAGACTGGGACCCTGGTCCAGGTGGCCTCGAGGTACAGTGTACACATCAGCTCTCCCCAAGTATCCAGCTCGTCCTGAATAATTCTTACCAGAGTCCCCATAACTGCTTGAGCCAGCTTCTTGCTCCTGTCCCAGTTCTGGTTTTCCTTGGAACATTGACTAATATATAGTCAATATACACACTAGAAATTCAGTTGTTTTGGTGAACAAATAAACAATGAACTGGAGGAGTCTGGGACCATGTTGGTATATTTCCAAGTATGGATACTTTCActtaaaaaatattatgttgtaGTCTAGACAGGAACCACTTGAGTGGTCtcctttaagcatttttttttggaTCAACTGTATGGACATTTTGGTTTGGAACTCAGCTGGAATTTCTGGGCTCTTCTTAAACCTAATACCTaggtctctttatttctttctggCCTCTACCTTTGGTATTTCTTTTCCTTGAGTTTGGGAtgcagaagggagaaaaagaatccTTCCAGCACTCCAAAAATAGAGGAAAGCCCAATTGTGAGCCCTGATTACTCACCTTGGCTGTGATACTGGTCAAATCTGCTGTACCACACCCCATAGAACACAGAACCTTCTTTAGTTAAGACATTCTTCTTTTATTCTGATTCAGAAAAATGTAGCCAGACTCAAGGGAACATGGGATTTGAGTCACAGGAAAACTTGTCTGTGCTCAGCTCCGCCCCTGGGATGTTGCTGAGGGTATTTGTTGAGAGGTTAAGTTTTGCCCTGTCTCCACTTTCTCAAAAGTAAAGACAGTTTATTGCATACTGTACCTCTTACTGCCAAGTAATTGCTACAGCACGTATCAATCCTCTTTGGCTTTAGATATAACGCTTAAGAAAAATTACTTAATCCATTCCCTATGTAATGTAGCAGAGTATCAGCTATGAGAGGACCCTGGAGCAGAAAGATTTGCCTCTGAGTCCATGTGCTCTATAACATGTGTGGCATGTGAAAGGGAAAACTATGGTGCCAATTGTAACAGGAATGTGTGGAGTCTCCATCAAAGCCTAACCTAATACCTACTAGTTACAGACACGCAAATCAGGGACATCAACCTCACTGACTTGGAGGTGGTTAACGAGTGATCACCATTAGAATATAAAGCAGGTGATACTAGATTCTGTATGAATGGACCGAGATAGTGTTAGAATCTCATTTATTTTGAGAGTGGAGCCTGACCCAGGGACAGATAATT is a genomic window containing:
- the LOC132647061 gene encoding olfactory receptor 51I2-like, whose amino-acid sequence is MLPSQPFLNISFFQPDSFFMTGIPGLEAVHGWISIPFFSMYTVALTGNCLILLAVRRTHSLHQPMYYFLSMLALSDVGLSLSTLPSTLAVLWFDYHFIGFNACLIQMFFLHFFSVVESSVLLAMSFDRFVAISNPLRYASVLTNNVIIRIGVAITSRATLSLLPLPFLLKRLNYCPGKILLSHSFCFHADVMKLACADITVNILYGLYVVLSTVGVDSLLIVMSYSLILHTVVGLASPRERVRTLNTCVSHILAVLVFYIPVIGVSMIHRFGRHLPHIVHALVAYVYLVVPPVLNPIIYSVKSKPIRGAMLRVISRKVQG